A part of Magnetospirillum sp. ME-1 genomic DNA contains:
- a CDS encoding septation protein A, with product MQNNAPKWLKPAVDFGPLAVFLGLYWLKGLLPATAALIAATAVALVLSFAVTRKVALMPLVTALVVGVFGGLTLWLNDETFIMMKPSIVYGLFAAVLGGGLILKRPTVKAVLGEALALDDDGWRALSLRFCLFFIAMALLNEVVRRVASLDVWVLWKVPGSMALTFVFMLFQMPLIRRHMVEEAASPGE from the coding sequence ATGCAAAACAACGCCCCCAAATGGCTGAAGCCCGCCGTGGATTTCGGGCCGCTGGCGGTGTTCCTGGGGCTTTACTGGCTGAAGGGCCTGCTGCCCGCCACCGCCGCGCTGATAGCGGCGACGGCGGTGGCCCTGGTGCTGTCCTTCGCCGTCACCCGCAAGGTCGCCCTGATGCCGCTGGTCACCGCCCTGGTGGTGGGCGTGTTCGGCGGCCTCACCCTGTGGCTGAACGACGAGACCTTCATCATGATGAAGCCGTCCATCGTCTATGGCCTGTTCGCGGCCGTGCTGGGCGGCGGCCTGATCTTGAAGCGCCCCACGGTCAAGGCGGTGCTGGGCGAGGCGCTGGCCCTCGACGACGACGGCTGGCGGGCCCTGTCGCTGCGCTTTTGCCTGTTCTTCATCGCCATGGCCCTGCTGAACGAGGTGGTGCGCCGCGTCGCCAGCCTGGACGTCTGGGTCTTGTGGAAGGTGCCGGGCAGCATGGCGCTCACCTTCGTCTTCATGCTGTTCCAGATGCCGCTGATCCGCCGGCACATGGTCGAAGAGGCTGCCTCGCCCGGCGAATGA
- a CDS encoding sensor domain-containing diguanylate cyclase — MNAFRFSHLLISGAALTTLCLLIHFGVTTERGRRDQELRADVGRAALARLARLEAELNANVFLANGMVAHIVAQNGVMGDSADRALQALHQYGRHIRNIGIAPDNRISRVFPHEGNQAAIGLYYPDIPSQWPSVQRAIETRSTVLAGPVNLRQGGTGVISRTPVFFADGRYWGVISIVLDLDDILWSADLKMEERGISFALRGVDGKGANGVAFFGDERLFREDALLFDAHVPGGTWQLAAMPTTGWHGDTAALNLLEAGAIALSLALSYALFAYLRNLERLRESERRTAALINASLDAACLLAPNGTVLACNQALASRFQKIPDDLIGKCVYDFFPDPVRKNRRDAVNAVVANGRPKHFPDQRDGLFLDNSIYPITDARGTVSLVAAYSRDVTSHVTLQQRYFDKMQQLDTILACSSIGIALVKNRQQVWCNQAMSDIFGHTVEEMNGQSTRMFYPSDEAYEQLGRTAYDALLRGERYGVERQMRHKDGHLLWARMWGKLLTPDDPAGGSIWTFEDVSERKAAEAQSALAARVFHEASQGIIVTDPRGTILTVNEAFTRITGYDREEAVGQTPKLLKSNHQDQSFYQAFWRKLTEEGRFEGELWNRRKNGEAFLVWQTVSAIQDSDGKPLHYVAMFSDVTELRRDDQRIRHIAFHDALTDLPNRTLLRDRLEHALATAVRARSPVALMFLDLDGFKAVNDTLGHEIGDFVLKEVAVRMVDSVRTTDTVSRLGGDEFVVLLENPNGRDEIIEIANRIIAAINRPMVFGDKVARVGTSIGIGLFPDDADDAETLLTNADAAMYVAKKSGKNDYRFHSH; from the coding sequence TTGAACGCATTCAGATTTTCACACCTGCTGATCAGCGGCGCTGCCCTCACGACTTTGTGCCTGCTGATCCATTTCGGCGTGACGACGGAGCGCGGGCGGCGGGACCAGGAATTGCGGGCCGATGTCGGTCGGGCTGCGCTGGCGCGTTTGGCCCGGCTGGAAGCCGAATTGAACGCCAATGTCTTTCTGGCCAACGGCATGGTCGCTCATATCGTGGCCCAGAACGGCGTCATGGGGGACAGCGCCGACCGTGCGCTTCAGGCGCTGCATCAGTACGGCCGCCATATCCGCAATATCGGCATCGCCCCCGACAACCGGATCTCCCGGGTCTTTCCCCACGAAGGGAATCAGGCCGCCATCGGATTGTACTATCCTGATATTCCCAGCCAATGGCCGAGCGTGCAACGCGCCATCGAGACCCGCTCCACGGTCCTGGCCGGACCGGTGAACCTGCGCCAGGGGGGGACGGGCGTCATCAGCCGGACTCCGGTCTTCTTCGCCGATGGCCGCTACTGGGGCGTCATCAGCATCGTACTCGACCTGGACGACATCTTATGGTCCGCCGACCTGAAGATGGAAGAGCGCGGCATCAGTTTCGCCCTGCGCGGCGTGGACGGCAAGGGTGCGAACGGTGTGGCCTTCTTCGGCGACGAACGCCTGTTCAGAGAGGACGCCCTGCTGTTCGACGCCCACGTCCCCGGCGGGACATGGCAACTGGCGGCCATGCCGACAACGGGATGGCATGGCGACACCGCCGCCCTCAACCTCTTGGAAGCCGGAGCGATCGCCCTGTCTCTGGCCTTGTCCTATGCCCTCTTCGCCTATCTGCGGAACCTGGAGAGACTTCGGGAAAGTGAAAGACGGACCGCCGCCCTGATCAACGCGTCCCTGGACGCCGCCTGCCTGCTGGCGCCGAATGGTACCGTCCTGGCCTGCAACCAGGCACTGGCTTCCCGCTTTCAAAAGATTCCGGACGATCTGATCGGAAAATGCGTTTACGACTTCTTCCCAGATCCAGTCCGCAAGAATCGCCGGGACGCGGTGAATGCCGTCGTTGCCAACGGGCGGCCGAAGCACTTTCCCGACCAGCGCGACGGGCTGTTTCTCGATAACTCCATCTATCCCATCACCGATGCCCGCGGCACGGTCTCGCTGGTGGCGGCCTATTCCCGCGACGTGACCAGCCATGTGACGCTGCAGCAACGTTATTTCGACAAGATGCAGCAATTGGACACCATCCTGGCCTGCTCCAGTATCGGCATCGCCCTGGTCAAGAATCGCCAGCAGGTCTGGTGCAACCAGGCCATGTCGGACATTTTCGGCCACACCGTCGAGGAAATGAACGGCCAGAGTACCCGTATGTTCTACCCCAGCGACGAGGCCTACGAGCAACTGGGGCGAACCGCGTACGACGCCCTGCTCCGGGGTGAGCGCTACGGTGTCGAGCGGCAGATGCGCCACAAGGACGGGCACCTTCTCTGGGCGCGCATGTGGGGAAAGCTGCTGACGCCCGACGACCCCGCCGGCGGCAGCATCTGGACCTTCGAGGATGTTAGCGAGCGCAAGGCGGCCGAAGCTCAGAGCGCCCTGGCCGCCAGGGTGTTTCACGAGGCGTCCCAGGGCATCATCGTCACGGATCCCAGGGGTACGATCCTGACAGTCAACGAAGCCTTTACCCGGATCACCGGCTATGACCGCGAGGAGGCCGTGGGCCAGACGCCAAAGCTTTTGAAATCGAATCACCAGGATCAGTCCTTTTACCAAGCCTTCTGGCGCAAATTGACCGAGGAAGGGCGCTTCGAGGGCGAGTTGTGGAACCGCCGCAAGAACGGCGAAGCCTTCCTGGTCTGGCAGACGGTGTCCGCCATCCAAGACTCGGACGGCAAACCCCTGCATTACGTGGCAATGTTCAGTGACGTCACCGAGCTTCGCCGGGACGACCAGCGCATACGGCATATCGCCTTCCACGACGCCCTGACCGACCTGCCCAACCGGACCCTGCTCCGCGACCGCCTGGAGCATGCGTTAGCGACTGCGGTGCGCGCCCGTTCGCCGGTCGCGCTGATGTTTCTGGACCTGGACGGTTTCAAGGCGGTCAACGACACCCTGGGCCACGAAATCGGTGACTTCGTCCTCAAGGAGGTCGCGGTCCGCATGGTGGATTCGGTGCGCACCACCGACACGGTGTCGCGCCTGGGCGGAGACGAGTTCGTGGTGCTGCTGGAAAATCCCAACGGCCGCGACGAGATCATCGAAATCGCCAACCGCATCATCGCCGCCATCAACCGCCCCATGGTCTTTGGCGACAAGGTGGCACGAGTGGGCACCTCCATCGGCATCGGCCTCTTTCCCGACGACGCTGACGATGCAGAGACGCTTCTCACCAATGCCGACGCAGCCATGTACGTTGCCAAGAAATCCGGCAAGAACGACTACCGCTTCCATTCGCATTGA